The Bradyrhizobium sp. WSM471 genome includes the window CAGGCCGTTTCACTGACCGAGGCGGCGCTCCGGCACAAGCTCGTCTACAGCATCGGCTACATGAAGCGTCACGACGCCGGGGTGGCGCGCGCGATTGCCGAGTTGGCACGCCTACGAGCGGATCAGTCGCTTGGACGCGTTGTCGGCGCGCGAGGCTGGTGCTTCGGCGGCAGCACTGGCCGGTCCCAGGACAACTTTGTCATGACCGGCGAAGTGCGGCCGGACGGGCTCGAGCTCTGGCAGGACGGCCCCGACTGGATGCCGGGTGCGATGCGACCCGGCTACGACAGTTTTCTGAACGTGTTCAGCCATATCATCAACCTCGCGCGCTACATGCTCGGATCGTCACCGACGGTCGCGGAAAGCACCATCGAGAGCTCGGGCGCGGCGACCGTGACACTCGACTTCGACGGCGTCGCCTGCGCGCTGCAACTCGCAAATGGATCCGACGGCGTCTGGCGCGAGGGGCTGAGCATCGCGTTCGAACAGGGCGCGCTGACCATCGAATTGCCCCCACCGTTTGCCGAGCAGGAGGCGGAGGTCATCCTCGATCAGCAAGGACAACGCACGCGATTGTCGCGCGACACGAGCTGGGCGTTTCGGCGTCAAGCCGATGCATTCGTCGCCGATATCGTGGAGCAGAGGACGCCGCTGGCTTCCGGCGCAGATTCCGTGGCCGACATCGCCCTTGCGGAGGCGATCTGGAAACGGCAGGTCAGCGGTTAGGCTTCACGCCGTCCGGCGGCAATACCCGGGCGATGGCTGATTGCCCACATTCTAGCTAAGTGTTTGATTTCGCTGGCAGGAGTGGCAGGGCTCGAACCTGCGACCCCCGGTTTTGGAGACCGGTGCTCTACCAATTGAGCTACACTCCTACGGACCCTGCGTTGCCGCGCGGATCAGGCCGCTTTGAAGCACAGGGGGCGGCCGGATTGCAAGGCCGGATTGCAAGGGTGAAGCGCGCTGGCTTCGCTTGTTTGTGCCGCGCCTTCTGGGCCACAGTCCGCTCCGAACAATAATAAGCAACCGGGAGTGCCCATGACTGCCCAAGCCTCTGCGACTGCCCAAGCGTCCGCGACAGCCGCCCATCGCCCCTCGACCGCGCCGAAGACGCCGCCTCTGCCGGAATCCCGCCCCGAGACGCTGGGGCTGTCGCGCCCTCGCCTCCAGGCAATGTCGGACGCCTTCAAGCGCGAGATCGACAGGGGAACCGTGCCGGGCGTCACCGTGCTGGTGGCACGGCACGGCCAGGTCGGCTGGTTCGAGGCGCTCGGCAGGCAGAGCCCGACGGGCGCGGCGCCGATGGCGCATGATTCGATCTTCCGCATCTTCTCGATGACCAAGCCGATCGTGTCGGTCGGCATCATGACGCTGGTCGAGGATGGGCACCTGATTCTTGCCGACCCCGTCGCGAAATTCATCCCGGAGTTCGCCGATCAGAAGGTCGGCGTGACCAGCGGCGGCAAGCTGGAACTGGTTCCGCCGAAGCGCCCGATGACGGTGCAGGACCTGCTCCGCCACACCTCCGGCCTGACCTACGAGCACCAGGGCGACGGCCCCGTGCACAAGATCTACCAGGAGTCGCGGGTGCGCAGCCGCAAGATCACCAACGCCGAGCACGCCGCCCTGGTGGCGAGCTTCCCGCTGGTCTGCCATCCCGGCGACGAGTTCAACTACAGCCGCTCCACCGACATCCTCGGTCGCATCATCGAGGTGGTCAGCGGCAAGTCGCTCGGCACGTACCTCACCGAGCGCATTCTCACGCCCTTGCAGATGGCCGAGACCGGCTTTGCGACAGCCGAGGCCAATGCCGGCCGGCTTGCCGAGCCGTTCGCGGCCGATCCCTGGACCGGCGACAAGGTCGCGCCGTTCAACATGCTCGAGCAGCCCATCATGGAGTCCGGCGGCGGCGGCCTCGTCTCCACCACCATGGACTATGCCCGCTTCGCGCTGATGCTGCGCAATGGCGGCACGCTCGACGGCAACAGGATCATCGGCCGCAAGACGCTGGAACTGATGGCCTCCGATCATCTCGGACCTCACGTCGTGACCAACGGCACGCTGCTGTCGCCCGGCCATGGTTTCGGCCTCGGCTTCGCGGTGCGCCGCGAGGCCGGCATCGCGCCCTTCCCCGGCAGCGTCGGCCAGTATTTCTGGAGTGGCATTGCGGGGACGTTCTTCTGGATCGATCCCAAGGAGGATCTGTTCGTCGTGTTCATGAGCCAGGGCCCGGGGCAGCGCGATTATACGCGAACGCTGGTGCGGGATCTGGTGTACGCGGCGGTGGATTGAGATCCGGCTCTCGTGCCCCGGACGCGCTGCAACGCCCTTAGCGTTGCTGCGCAGAGCCGGGGCCTATGCCTCCGCGATCTCGACCCCCTCACCTCTGGCTCCCGGCTCTGCGGAGCGGCACTTCGCGCCGCACCGCGTCCGGGACACGAGACCGTCAACTGATCGTCGCGCCGCCGTCGATCACCATGGTCTGGCCGGTCATGAAGTCGCCGGCCCTCGAGCCCAGGAACACCGCGGCGCCCGCGATCTCGTCGGGCACGCCGATGCGCAGCAGCGGCGAACGCGCGGTCGAGGCTTTCAAATTCTCCGGATTGTCCCACAGCGCTTTCGCGAAGTCGGTCTTGATCAGGCCGGGCGCGATGCAGTTCACGCGGATGTTGTGCGGGCCATATTCGCAGGCCAAATTGCGCGCGAGCTGCATGTCGGCGGCTTTCGAGATCGCGTAGGCGCCGAGGATGGTCGAGCCCTTCAGGCCGCCGATCGAGGAGACGATAATGATCGAACCGTCCTTGCGCTCGATCATCTGCGGCACCACCATCGAGATCAGCCAGTTGTTGGCGACGATGTTGTTGTCCAGGATCTTCCTGAACTGATCGTCGGAGATGCCGGCGAGCGGACCGTAATACGGGTTCGACGCGGCGTTGCAGACCAGCACGTCGATCTTGCCGAAGGCGCGGTTGCTCTCGTCGATGAGGTTCTGCAGGTTTTCCTTCGACGAGATGTTGGCGGCGATCGCAACCGCCGTGTCCTTGCCGAACTTGTCGTTGATGCTCTTGGCGACCTGGTCGCAAACGTCGGCCTTGCGCGAGGAGATCACCACCTTGGCGCCGTGCTCGGCCATGCGCTCGGCGATCGCAAGCCCGATGCCGCGCGTCGAGCCGGTGATGACGGCGACTTTCCCCTTCATGTCGAACAAGGTCATGTTTCTCTCCCAGATTGATCTTCGTGTTCATTGTCATTCCGGGGCGGCGAAGCCGAACCCGGAATCTCGAGATTCCGGGTCCGGTCCTGCGGACCGTCCCGGAATGACAGCTCACTCAGGCGAGCTTCTTGACTTCCGGTCCCGCGGGTTGATGCATCGCCGCATGCGCATCGTCCGCGATCCACGGCTGCTGGTTCACCATCGGCAGCCGCCAGACATTGCGCTCGGGACTTGCGAAATAGTCGAGCCGCGTCACCGAGCAATTGTCGATATCGAACGCGAGCCCCCGCTCCGGCTGATTGTCGAGCGCCAGCCCCAGCGCCGCCTTGATGGTGCCGCCATGTGCGACCGCGATCACGTCCTGCCCGGCGGCCTCATTGTTGATCCGCTCGATGGTGCGGCGGGTGCGGTTGTAGAGGTCCATGAAGCTTTCGCCGCCGGGTGCAGGCTCGTTGATGTCGGCAAACCAGCTCGATCCGACGGGACGGCTGGCGATGAACTCGGCGCGATTCATGCCCTGCCAGCGGCCGAGGTTTTGTTCGGCGAGGTCCGCTTCCCATTTCATGGCCGCAGGCTTTGGGAAGCCGGCCGCCCAGATCGCTTCGGCGGTCTGATGCGTGCGCATCAGATTGCTCGAATACCAGACCGCCTTGCGTGGCAGCACCTTGGCAACAGCATTGAAGACGTAGGAATCGCTGGTGTCGCAGGCGAGATCAGACTGACCGTAGATGTTGCCGCCGTCATTGCGCACGGGCGCGTGACGGACCCACCACCAGCGTGTCGTGACCACTTTGGGCTTGTCTGCACCTGCCATCGAAACCCTTCCATCCCGTTTGATGTCGCTGTACGTCAGTAGCGAACGTGTCTCAAGACACTTTACCGTTTGAAATCTTGTTTGAAATTCCGTCGCGCGGCAAGCGTCGCGTGCGAACCAAAGGGAGAAACCGCATGGGCCGTCTGCAAGGCAAATCCGTCATCATCACCGGTGCCGGCAGCGGCATCGGCCGCGCGGCCGCGCTGCTGTTCACGAGAGAAGGCGCCAAGCTGATCGCGGTCGATCGCACCGAGGCGGTGAAGGAGACGGTCGACGAGGTGAAGAAGGCCGGCGGTGTCGCGGAAGCGATGATAGCGGATGCGGGCTCCGAAAAGGACGTCATGGCCGTGATCGACAAGGCGGTGAAGACGCACGGCCGGCTCGACGTGATCTGGGCCAATGCCGGCGTCTCCGGCGGACTCGTCCCGCTCGGCGAGCAGACCGTCGAGCAATGGCAGGAGGTTTTGCGCATCAATCTGATCGGGCCGTTTCTCGCGGTGAAGCATGCGATGCCGCACATGGTGAAGCAGCAGTCCGGCGCGATCGTGCTGACCGCGTCCGTCGCCGGCCTCAAGGCCGGCGCCAGCGGACATCCCTATGCCGCGAGCAAGGCGGGCGTCATCTCCCTGGTGCAGACCACAGCCTACTCGCTCACCGGCACCGGTGTGCGCATCAACGCGGTGTGCCCGGGCCTGATCGAGACCGGCATGACCAAGCCGATCTTCGACCGCGCCAAGGAGCGCGGCACCGCCGACAAGATCGGCCAGCTCAATCCGCTCAAGCGTCCCGGCCAGCCGCACGAGCTCGCCGCGATGGGATTGTTCCTGGCCAGCGACGAGGCGTCGTATGTCAACGGCCAGGCCTTCCCGGTGGACGGTGGCCTCACGGCGTCGATGCCGTATACGGGCAAGCCGGTTTAGTTCGCGAACTCCCCTGTCCCGGACGCGGTGCGGCACGCAGTGACGCTCCGCAGAGCCGGGATCCAGAAAGCTACAGCACGTGCTGCGGCATGGGCCCCGGCTCTGCAGCGCATCGTCGAAGAGACGCTGCGCTGCGTCCGGGGCACGAGACTGTTGATGAATAACTGACATCGGATCGCATCCTCGCGACTTGTCTCGCCCGAGCTTTGCTTGTTCGCCTCACCCTCAAATGAAAGAGGGCGCAGGGAAGACCGGGTGCCGGCTGGCACCCACGGTCCACTGTGCGAGATTGTCGTGAACAAAATTGCACAGCAGCATACAGGTGAAGCCCAACACACGGCCTTCCCTGCGCAGTGGCTTTACGGCTTATGTCGTGATCTCCCCGGGGAGCGATGCACTATTGCCCCCGTCGCCTTGCGGATGGCTGACGCGCGTGCCCGGTTGGGCAACCCACATCACCGCAACACTTGGCGCACAGACCCCGGGCGCCAGGACCACACGATTTTGCCGTACGCCGATCACACCGGTCGTGTGCGCGACGCCTTCGCTCACGGTTGCCCGCCCTGCGAAGTCCTTCGCGCCGATGTGACCAACGTCCACCGCCGTCCGGCCCGCGTTCGTGACGATCGCGATACGCCCCTCTTCCTTGGGCCGGAGTGTGGCGACACATACGCCGTTTCCGAATTTCGGTAAAGTGGAATATTTCGAGCGGCGCGGGTTGACCGGCAATTGGGGTGTTTTGCCCGACAGGTAACGCAAGGTCTTGTAGCCCGGATGAGCGAAGCGACATCCGGGATTCCTACCACGAGCTGCCCCGGGTCTCGCTTCGCTCACCCGGGCTACGGGACCGACATTGATTTGCCCACATGAGCACGACGTTGGTATGGTTCGTGCAAGCACTTCAACTTCCATCCCCCTGACAAGAACGTGACAATGCCAAGCTCGAGACCCGACCGTATTCGCAAGCTGCTCGCCGACCTCGTCGGCTTCGACACCATCAGCGATCGCTCCAACCTGCCCCTGATCGCGCATATCGAGAGCTATCTCGCTGCGCTCGACGTCAAGAGTGAGCGCATCACCGACGAGACCGGGCAGAAGGCCTCGCTATGGGTCACCATTGGACCCGAGGACCGCCCCGGCCCGGTCCTGTCCGGCCATACCGACGTCGTGCCCGTGGCCGGCCAGGACTGGAGCCACGATCCGTTCAAACTCGTCGAACGCGACGGCAAGCTCTATGGCCGCGGCACCACCGACATGAAGGGCTTTGTGGCGGTGTGCCTTGCCATGGTGCCGGAGATGCTGGAGGCGAAGCTCGCAACGCCCATTCACCTCGCGATCTCCTATGACGAGGAGATCGGTTGCGTCGGCGTGCGGCCGATGCTGCGGGAGGTCGCGAAAAAACGCGTGAAGCCGCTCGGCGCCTTCATCGGCGAGCCGACCGAGATGAAGGTCATCATCGGCCATAAGGGCAAGCACGGCGTGCGCGCCACGTTCAAGGGGCTCGCCCGCCACTCCTCGATTGCGCCCGACGGAGTCAACGCCATCGAATACGCCGCGGAGCTGATCGTCGAGATCCGACGGCGCGCCGTGGCGCTCGCAGCCGTGCGAGCGGCCGACAGCCTCTACGACGTCCCGCACTCGACGCTGCTCACCAGCATCGTGCATGGCGGCGCCGCGCTGAACATCGTGCCGGATAGCTGCACGGTCGATTTCGAATGCCGTGGCATCGGCATCACCGAGTCGCGCGAGGTTACGGATGCGATCGTCGCCTGGGCCAAGGCCGAGCTCGAGCCCGCGATGAAAAAGCAGCATCCGGATTGCGGCATCGATTTTGAGGAGATCCTCGACTATCCCGCGCTCGACACGGCGGCCGATGCGACAATCGTCACGCTGGCCAAGAGCCTTGCGGGGCGCAACGACCACGCCAAGGTCGCGTTCGGCACCGAGGCAAGCCTGTTCGCCAGCATGGCCGATATCCCGTCCGTGGTGATCGGCCCCGGTTCAATCGCGCAGGCGCATACACCGGACGAATTCGTGGAAATGGCGGAGCTGGAGAAATGCGCAGGCTTCGTGGAGAAGCTGATCGCGCATTGCGTGAAGGGGTAGCGGAGTTCGCAATTACTGGGTCCCGGCTCTGCGCAGCAACGCTTATGCGTTGCTGCGCGTCCGGGACACGAGCACCGCCGCTAATCCATCCCGCCACGATGGAATTATAGACGCCGGGAAATACGGTCTCGTGTCCCGGACGCGGTGCGGCACGAAGTGACGCTCCGCAGAGCCGGGACCCAGAACACTTGGCGGCACCGTTCAAACATGCAATCTTAAGTCGTGACGATGCATTACCGGCGATTGCGTGTACATGCCCTTTTTCGTTTACATCCTTGCGAGCAAACGAAACGGAACTCTTTATGTCGGAGTTACCAATGACCTTGCTCGGCGAATGACCGAGCATAAGGCCAAACTCGTACGCGGCTTCACGCAGAAATACGGCGTGACCTTGCTTGTCTACTTCGAAACCTTCGAATCCGTACTGGAAGCTCGGGCGCGCGAACATTCGCTGAAGCGTTGGCGACGCAGCTGGAAGCTCAAGCTGATCGAACAACTCAATCCGGACTGGCGCGATCTGACCGACGAGCTGAATACGTTGGTGACGTGACTGGGTCCCGGCTCTGCGGAGCAGCACTTCGTGCTGCACCACGTCCGGGACACGAGAGGCGCGATCGAGGTAAAAAGGGCGCGGCCTTCAGTCGCGCCTTCGTAGTCCCTACACCGCGCCGGCCTTCTGCGCATACTCCCAAGACGCTTTCGACAGCGGCACGGTGCGCTTGGCTGACTCCAGCGCCTTGGCATTCGCCGCGGTGCCGTCGCGGACGCGGCCGGCGATGCCTTGCGTGATGCCGGCGAGGCGGAACAGGTTGTAGGCAAAATACCAGTTGAGATCAGGCACTGTCATCTTGGTGACGTTGCAATAGATCTGCGCGGCTTCCTCCACGCTCGGGATGTTGAGCGCCTTGAGGTCGGCGCCGTCCAGGCCGGGCATGACCCACTGCATCAGCAGATAGGTGAAGTCGGCCATGGGATCACCGAGTGTCGACAGCTCCCAGTCCAGGACCGCCTGCACGCGCGGTTCCGTTGCGTGGAAAATCATGTTGTCGAGGCGATAGTCACCGTGGACGATCGAGACGCGCGCCTGCTCCGGAACGGTCTTCGGCAACCATTCGGCGACCTTCTCGAACTCCGGAATCGTCTGGGTCTCGGACGCGCGGTACTGCTTGGTCCAGCGGTCGATCTGCCGGGCAAAGTAGTTACCCGGCTTGCCGAAGTCGCCAAGACCGATCGCGACGGGATCGAACATGTGGAGTTTTGCCAGCGTCTCGATCTTGCTGGTGAAGATTTTTCGACGATCTTCCGGCGTCTGGCTCGGCAGCGTCGGATCCCAGAACACCCGGCCGTCTTCCATCGACATGATGTAGAAGGCCGAACCGATGATGCTGTCGTCCTGGCACAGCGCATAGGCCTTCGCGACCGGAAAGCCCTGCTTTCCCAGGGCCGCGATCACCCGGTATTCGCGATCGACCGCGTGCGCCGACGGCAGCAATTTGCCGAACGGCTTGCGCCGCATCACATAGGAGCGGTTCGGCGTGTCGAGCCGGTAGGTCGGGTTGGACTGGCCACCCCTAAACTGCAGGACGACCAGCGGTCCTTCATAGCCCTCGACGTTGTCGCGCATCCAGGCTTCGAGCCGCATCTCGTCGATACGATGACGCTCCTCGACGGGCTTGGTGCCCGAGAATTCTTCGTCTTTCCTGACGCCGTCAGCCAATGTGACGCTCCCTTATTTTTCTTTGTCCGTCATTCCGGGATGGTCCGAAGGACCAGACCCGGAATCTCGAGATTCCGGGTTCGATGCTACGCATCGCCCCGGAATGACGGTGAAGGGAGCGCCATCAGCTCCCCTATTTCAATGACTGGAAGAGTTTGCATACTTCCGAACCTCGAGCCTGGCAATGGCGCGATTGTGCACCTCGTCCGGGCCGTCGGCGAGACGGAGCGTGCGGATGTGAGCGTAGTCCTTGGCAAGGCCGGCTTCGTCCGAGACGCCTGCACCGCCGAAAGCCTGGATCGCCTCGTCGATGATCTTCAGCGCCATGTTGGGGGCTGCGACCTTGATCATGGCGATCTCGGCCTGCGCGGTCTTGTTGCCGACCTTGTCCATCATGTCGGCGGCCTTGAGGCACAACAGCCGCGTCATCTCGATGTTGGTGCGGGCCTCGCCGATGCGCTGCTCCCACACAGAATGCTCGACGATCCGCTTGCCAAAGGCGGTGCGCGAGGTGAGCCGCTTCACCATTTTCTCCAGCGCCTCCTCGGCCTTGCCGATGGTGCGCATGCAGTGATGGATGCGGCCGGGACCGAGACGGCCCTGCGCGATCTCGAAGCCGCGGCCTTCGCCGAGCAGGATGTTCTCCTTCGGCACCCGCACGTTCTCGAGCAGCACCTGGGCGTGGCCATGCGGCGCGTCGTCGAAGCCGAACACGGGCAGCATCTTCTCGACCTTGATGCCGGGGGTGTCGAGCGGAACCAGGATCTGCGACTGCTGCTGGTGCTTGGCCGCCTTGAAATCGGTCTTGCCCATCAGGATCGCGATCTTGCAGCGGGGATCGCCGACGCCGGACGACCACCATTTGCGGCCGTTGATGACGTAGTGGTCACCGTCGCGCACGATGCTGGTCTCGATGTTGGTGGCGTCAGACGAGGCTACGGCCGGCTCCGTCATCAGGAAGGCGGAGCGGATCTCGCCGTCCATCAGCGGACGCAGCCATTTGCGCTTCTGCTCCTTGGAGCCGTAGCGCATGAACACTTCCATGTTGCCGGTGTCGGGCGCGGAACAGTTGAAGACTTCCGAAGCCCAGGAGATGTGGCCCATCTGCTCGGAAAGCAGCGCGTATTCGAGATTGGTCAGTCCCGCGCCGCGGAATTCGTCATCCTCATGCTCGTTGGGCGGCATGAACATGTTCCAGAGACCTTCGGCCTTCGCCTTCTTTTTGAGATCCTCGAGCACCGGGATCACCTTCCAGCGTTCGCCGCTGCGATCCTGCTCATCATAGACCGGCACCGCCGGACGCACGTGCTTGGCCATGAAGGACTGCACGCGGTCGAGCCATTCCTTCTGCTTCGGCGACAGATCGAAATCCATGGGACGCTCCTCGTCTTTGCCAACTTGTTTTGGCGAACTTGTTTTGCGCCGGACTGTCCACCCGCATTGTGCGACCCGCAAGTGCGAATGCGCGACTTGCGGACTCTCCGGAACCCCTTCGCGCATTTGCGAACGAGTCCCGATTGCGGATTGACTTTCCCGACCTTCAAACGATAGTTTCATACAACTGTTTGAATTGCAACTCCCTCCCCGAGGGGCTCCCATGGCCAGCGATCATACCCGGACTGCCATCCTCGCCGCCGCCGAACGGCTCTATGCCGATCGCGGCTTCGGCGACGTGACGCTGCGCGACATCGTCGCGGAGGCCAATGTCAATCTCGCGGCGGTGAACTATCATTTCGGCTCGAAGGACGAGTTGATCGCGGAGCTGTTCGTGACCCGCTCGATCGCCACCAACCGCGAGCGTCTGCGCGAATTGAAGGCGGCGGAAGAACAAGGCGGCGGCCGCGCGCCGATCGAGGTAATCCTGCATGCCCTGGTCGGCCCGACACTGCGCGGCTGCCTCGGCCCGGAGAACCAGCGCTCGAGCGCGGCGCGCTTCATGATCCGCGCCTCGATCGAATCCGTGCCGCCGATCCGCCGCATCAAGAACCGCGAGATCGACCATTTGCGGAAATTCGCCGGCGCGATGCGCCGCGCCCTGCCCGACCGCAGCGACGTCGATATCTACTGGGGCCTGAATTTCGCGCTCGCCATGGCGCACCACACCATCCGCGAGAGCGAGCGGCTGATAAAGCTGTCGGAAGGCAAATGCGACCTCGACGACGTCGAGGACGTGGTCGCGCGCGTCGTCAGCGTGGCGACGATGGCGCTGACGGCGGGACGGCTGGAGGCGAAGGTGCCGTCAAAGGTGGCGGCGCGTTAGCGCAACTCGTTGCCGCACTGACGGTGCGCGCCCTCGCCCCGTTCTTACGGGGAGAGGGTTGGGGTGAGGGGCCTCTCTCCGCGCATGAGATCGTCGAGGGACCTGTACCCCCTCACCCGGATCGCTGACGCGATCCGACCTCTCCCCGCAAGCGGGGCGAGGTAAGTAAGCGCGGTCACATCATCGCGATGCAGTCGATCTCGACGTCGAAGGGGCCGAACCATTCCGGCGTGCAGACGAAGATCCGCGCCGGCGGATCGTGCGGGAAATAGCGCGCATAGACGGTGTTGAACGCGGCGAAGTGTCTTGTCGAGGTGCAGTAGACGTTGCACTTCATGACGTTGTCGAGGCTCGCGCCCGCCGTCTCGAGGCACAGCTTCATCTGCTCCATGACGAGCTCGCTCTGCCGTTCGATCGGCACGTCCGCGATCTCGCCCGTGTCGGGGTCGAATGGCGGCAGGCCGGCGACGAAGATCATGTTGCCGGCGCGCGTGACCGGCGAGACCGGCGCCTGCCGGCGATCGAGGAATGTCGAAATCGGCTCGACGCGGAGCGCTTCGCGTCTCATGTCGCGTTTCATTTCGAGATTCATGGGCGGCCACCTTCGGTTCAAGCGAGATGACGGCTTGCTACATCAGCTTGCAGCCGTCATGCTTCGCTTCTGATCGAAGTTTGCTCGCCGAACCGCCTAGGCGTGCTGCGGCATCTCCTCGGCCTCTTCCTTGGCGAGCAGCAGCAGCATCTCGATGCCCATGTCGCCTTCCTGCGGCGAGCGGATGAACTTTATTTCGTCGGCGCTTTGCCGCAACGCGGCAACGATCGCGACGGCCTGGTTAGCCGTTGCCGCCTCGGTCGCCAGAATTGCCTTCTGGTTCTTGGCCTGAAACCCGATCGTGTAGGACATGCGTTCTCTCCCGACCCAATGACGTCATCGAATCTGAGTCGCGCGCGAAGCGGAAGCCTGTGTGTTTACGGACCGGGTTTATCTGGGGATTGCGCGTAAGGCTCGCGCAAGGTCGCGCGAGTGTCATGATGACGTCACGATCTGCGCTCCGCCGAAGCTAGATGATGCCCTGCTGCTTCAGCGCCTCGATCTTGCCGGCATCATAGCCGAGCTTGCCGGCGAGCACCTCCTGGGTGTGCTCACCGAGCAGCGGCGGGGCGCGGTAATCCTTGATCGGGGTTTCCGAGAGCGTCAGCGCGTTGCGGATCAGCGAGAGATCGGGCTGGAACGGATGGTCGACCTTCACCCGCATGCCGCGCGACTGGACGTGGGGATCGGAAAACACCTGCTCGAAATTGTTGATCGGGCCGGAGGGCACGCCGGCCTCCTCCAGTCTGTCCAGCCAATAGGCCACCGGCTGCTTCAGGAACAGGCCGGCGAAGATCGCCATGATCTCCTTGCCATGCACGACGCGGTCGTTGTTCTTGACGAAGCGCTTGTCGCTCGCGAGCTCGGGCGCGCCGAGCACGGCGCAGGTGCGCTGGAACTGGCCGTCATTGCCGACCACCAGCATCAATTCGCCGTCGGTGCAGCGGAACACGCCGGCAGGCATGCCGCCATTGCCCCAGGTGCCGCGGCGCGGCGGCGTCTTGCCGTTGACGAGATAGATCTGCAGCCAGTGCGACAACGATGCGATGACGGTGTCGAACAGGCAGACGTCGATGTGCTGCCCCACGCCATCATTGGCGTCGCGATGGTACAGCGCCGAGAGAATCCCGATCGAGGTGTTCATGCCGGTCATGTAGTCGACGATCGACGGTCCGACCTTCATCGGGCCCTCGCCGGGCTCGCCGTCGATATGGCCGGTGACGCTCATCAGGCCGCCCATCGCCTGCAGGATGGCGTCATAGCCGGCGCGCGGCGCATAGGGGCCGGTCTGGCCGAAGCCGGTCACCGAGCAATAGATAATGCCGGGATTGATCGCCTTGACGGTCTCGTAGTCGAGGCCGTAGCGCTTGAGATCGCCGACCTTGTAGTTCTCCATGAAGACGTCGACGTCCTTGGCGAGCTCGCGGATGATCGCCTGCCCTTCGGGCTTGGCGATGTTGACCGTGACCGACTTCTTGTTGCGGTTGGCACAGAGGTAAAACGAGTTGTTGTTGTTGGCCTTGCCATCGGGGTCGGTCAGATAGGGCGGGCCGAAGGCGCGCGCGTCGTCACCGGTGCCCGGCCGTTCGATCTTGATCACCTCCGCGCCGAGATCGCCCAGCATCTGGGCCGACAGAGGCCCGGCAAGCACGCGGGTGAGGTCAAGGATCTTGATGCCTGAGAGCGGCAGGGCCGACATATCGAATTCCTCCGGGAACTGGATCTTAGAGCTGATCTTGGCGCGGCGGCGAGATCGCGGGCCGCGCCTCCTGCGGATACACTATTTTGGCGGCCCGAGCACTGCACTGTGGGCATACGGCTATCCCCCTGCCCGCCCGGCGCAGGTCATCCGCGCGGTGAATTTCCGCAGCGCGAATATTCTCAGGTCACTGCCGCCGCAGCCACCTGCGGACGCCGGCGGCCGAGCAGGACCAGGATCAGCACCGTGGCGCAGGAGCAGACGAAGGTAAGACCGAGCGCGCCGCGGCTGCCGAACTGGGTGAGCAGGCCGACAAGGAGCGGCGGCGAGACTGCGGAGGCAAGATTGAGCGGCAGCGCGATCATCGACATCGCCTTGGCGAACTCGGTCT containing:
- a CDS encoding Gfo/Idh/MocA family protein, with translation MRPGIGIIGTGMVGQMCHLANFVANPACRVVAIADLRPDLAAAAAQKFDIARVYGTHRELLADSEVSAVVVVTKRRATGPIVLGALSSGRHVLSEKPMAYTAAQAVSLTEAALRHKLVYSIGYMKRHDAGVARAIAELARLRADQSLGRVVGARGWCFGGSTGRSQDNFVMTGEVRPDGLELWQDGPDWMPGAMRPGYDSFLNVFSHIINLARYMLGSSPTVAESTIESSGAATVTLDFDGVACALQLANGSDGVWREGLSIAFEQGALTIELPPPFAEQEAEVILDQQGQRTRLSRDTSWAFRRQADAFVADIVEQRTPLASGADSVADIALAEAIWKRQVSG
- a CDS encoding serine hydrolase, whose translation is MTAQASATAQASATAAHRPSTAPKTPPLPESRPETLGLSRPRLQAMSDAFKREIDRGTVPGVTVLVARHGQVGWFEALGRQSPTGAAPMAHDSIFRIFSMTKPIVSVGIMTLVEDGHLILADPVAKFIPEFADQKVGVTSGGKLELVPPKRPMTVQDLLRHTSGLTYEHQGDGPVHKIYQESRVRSRKITNAEHAALVASFPLVCHPGDEFNYSRSTDILGRIIEVVSGKSLGTYLTERILTPLQMAETGFATAEANAGRLAEPFAADPWTGDKVAPFNMLEQPIMESGGGGLVSTTMDYARFALMLRNGGTLDGNRIIGRKTLELMASDHLGPHVVTNGTLLSPGHGFGLGFAVRREAGIAPFPGSVGQYFWSGIAGTFFWIDPKEDLFVVFMSQGPGQRDYTRTLVRDLVYAAVD
- a CDS encoding SDR family NAD(P)-dependent oxidoreductase → MTLFDMKGKVAVITGSTRGIGLAIAERMAEHGAKVVISSRKADVCDQVAKSINDKFGKDTAVAIAANISSKENLQNLIDESNRAFGKIDVLVCNAASNPYYGPLAGISDDQFRKILDNNIVANNWLISMVVPQMIERKDGSIIIVSSIGGLKGSTILGAYAISKAADMQLARNLACEYGPHNIRVNCIAPGLIKTDFAKALWDNPENLKASTARSPLLRIGVPDEIAGAAVFLGSRAGDFMTGQTMVIDGGATIS
- a CDS encoding histidine phosphatase family protein produces the protein MAGADKPKVVTTRWWWVRHAPVRNDGGNIYGQSDLACDTSDSYVFNAVAKVLPRKAVWYSSNLMRTHQTAEAIWAAGFPKPAAMKWEADLAEQNLGRWQGMNRAEFIASRPVGSSWFADINEPAPGGESFMDLYNRTRRTIERINNEAAGQDVIAVAHGGTIKAALGLALDNQPERGLAFDIDNCSVTRLDYFASPERNVWRLPMVNQQPWIADDAHAAMHQPAGPEVKKLA
- a CDS encoding SDR family NAD(P)-dependent oxidoreductase, whose protein sequence is MGRLQGKSVIITGAGSGIGRAAALLFTREGAKLIAVDRTEAVKETVDEVKKAGGVAEAMIADAGSEKDVMAVIDKAVKTHGRLDVIWANAGVSGGLVPLGEQTVEQWQEVLRINLIGPFLAVKHAMPHMVKQQSGAIVLTASVAGLKAGASGHPYAASKAGVISLVQTTAYSLTGTGVRINAVCPGLIETGMTKPIFDRAKERGTADKIGQLNPLKRPGQPHELAAMGLFLASDEASYVNGQAFPVDGGLTASMPYTGKPV
- the argE gene encoding acetylornithine deacetylase; this encodes MPSSRPDRIRKLLADLVGFDTISDRSNLPLIAHIESYLAALDVKSERITDETGQKASLWVTIGPEDRPGPVLSGHTDVVPVAGQDWSHDPFKLVERDGKLYGRGTTDMKGFVAVCLAMVPEMLEAKLATPIHLAISYDEEIGCVGVRPMLREVAKKRVKPLGAFIGEPTEMKVIIGHKGKHGVRATFKGLARHSSIAPDGVNAIEYAAELIVEIRRRAVALAAVRAADSLYDVPHSTLLTSIVHGGAALNIVPDSCTVDFECRGIGITESREVTDAIVAWAKAELEPAMKKQHPDCGIDFEEILDYPALDTAADATIVTLAKSLAGRNDHAKVAFGTEASLFASMADIPSVVIGPGSIAQAHTPDEFVEMAELEKCAGFVEKLIAHCVKG
- a CDS encoding GIY-YIG nuclease family protein, which gives rise to MPFFVYILASKRNGTLYVGVTNDLARRMTEHKAKLVRGFTQKYGVTLLVYFETFESVLEARAREHSLKRWRRSWKLKLIEQLNPDWRDLTDELNTLVT